In one Parageobacillus genomosp. 1 genomic region, the following are encoded:
- a CDS encoding TetR/AcrR family transcriptional regulator, whose translation MYSAFEKQPQEKKDLIIKVAIEEFVKNGYEKTSTDVITSRAGISKGILFHYFKSKKNLYLYLVNYVKDLLTEKTMKALREIKSDDFFERIKEIVLTKQKVTALYLQETQFIMDAFTNPPAAVKEEMEEIIKKHYETYQGDFLLEHVYIKDLIQTEKLREDISVDTVIRMTMLIAEQLSNKYLALYKNKQIDIINSTESMIRELNDYLKIVKYGIYKSE comes from the coding sequence TTGTATTCAGCTTTTGAAAAGCAGCCGCAAGAAAAAAAGGACCTGATTATCAAAGTGGCCATCGAGGAATTTGTGAAGAATGGTTATGAAAAAACCTCTACAGATGTTATAACGAGCCGGGCGGGAATTTCCAAGGGGATCCTTTTCCATTATTTTAAGAGCAAGAAAAACTTATACCTTTATTTAGTGAATTATGTGAAGGACCTTCTTACGGAAAAAACAATGAAGGCGTTAAGAGAAATAAAATCTGATGATTTCTTTGAAAGGATCAAAGAAATCGTACTGACGAAACAAAAAGTGACGGCGCTGTATCTCCAAGAAACTCAGTTTATCATGGATGCCTTCACCAATCCTCCTGCTGCAGTAAAGGAGGAAATGGAAGAAATCATTAAAAAACACTACGAAACTTACCAGGGAGATTTTTTGCTGGAGCATGTTTATATTAAAGACCTTATCCAAACGGAAAAACTTAGAGAGGATATTTCCGTGGATACTGTTATCCGCATGACCATGTTAATCGCTGAACAGCTGTCTAATAAGTATTTGGCTCTATACAAAAATAAGCAAATTGATATCATTAATAGTACGGAGTCTATGATCAGGGAGCTGAATGATTATCTTAAGATTGTGAAATATGGAATCTATAAATCAGAATAG
- a CDS encoding ABC transporter permease subunit produces the protein MIFKRELKRNLKSLIIWCIVLSGLILLTLSIFPQFAQQQKEMTKLLEAYPESIKKAFGMNELNMGDLMGFYGVEIYMMTTLLGSIYSAILASNILAKEENEKTIEFLLSKPITRSKIVTEKLLAVLVNILIFNGVSTIASIIGFQFAKDTDVPTDTFSLLIVATFLLHLTFGAIAFMLSSIMKKTRNILSISLGIVLVAYFMNVLSGVSEDLEVLKYFSPFKYVDAASIINNNELDPLYIFIMAAVILISIFTAYMVYRKKDIAV, from the coding sequence ATGATTTTTAAAAGAGAATTGAAACGAAATTTAAAATCATTGATCATTTGGTGCATCGTACTTAGCGGGCTTATTTTATTGACGTTAAGTATTTTTCCTCAGTTTGCACAGCAGCAAAAAGAAATGACAAAACTCCTTGAGGCCTATCCGGAATCGATTAAAAAAGCGTTTGGAATGAATGAGCTAAACATGGGAGATTTGATGGGGTTTTACGGGGTAGAAATTTACATGATGACTACCCTTTTGGGAAGCATATACTCAGCAATCCTTGCATCCAATATCCTTGCCAAGGAAGAAAATGAAAAAACGATTGAATTTTTACTGTCAAAGCCGATCACAAGAAGTAAAATCGTAACAGAAAAACTTTTGGCCGTTTTGGTAAATATTTTGATCTTTAACGGGGTGTCGACGATAGCAAGCATCATTGGATTTCAATTTGCAAAAGACACCGATGTTCCGACAGACACGTTTAGTTTGCTAATCGTCGCAACGTTTTTGCTTCATTTGACCTTCGGTGCAATTGCGTTTATGTTGTCATCAATCATGAAAAAAACGCGAAACATCCTTTCCATCTCACTTGGGATTGTCCTAGTTGCCTACTTTATGAATGTTTTGTCAGGGGTGTCGGAAGATTTAGAGGTTCTAAAATATTTTAGTCCGTTTAAATATGTGGACGCTGCCTCCATTATTAATAATAACGAGCTTGATCCTCTGTATATCTTTATTATGGCTGCGGTTATTTTGATTAGTATATTCACAGCATATATGGTATATAGAAAGAAAGATATTGCAGTCTAA